Proteins co-encoded in one Aquincola tertiaricarbonis genomic window:
- the cysW gene encoding sulfate ABC transporter permease subunit CysW: MTASTIPPRSALAATAEPAWVRRTLIGVALAFLAFFLFVPLVAVFYEALKKGTDVYLAALTEADALSAIKLTLIAAAVSVPLNLVFGVAAAWCIAKFDFRGKNVLLTLIDLPFSVSPVIVGLIYMLVFGLQGWFGESLRDHDIKIVFALPGIVLATVFVTFPFVARELIPLMQAQGQEQEEAARVLGANGWQIFWRVTLPNVKWAVLYGVILCNARAMGEFGAVSVVSGHIRGQTNTMPLHIEILYNEYQFAAAFAVASLLAGLALVTLVLKLLVERKVRAEKALAGNEA, translated from the coding sequence ATGACTGCATCAACCATACCGCCGCGCAGCGCGCTGGCGGCCACTGCCGAGCCGGCCTGGGTGCGGCGCACGCTGATCGGCGTGGCGCTGGCCTTCCTGGCCTTCTTCCTCTTCGTGCCGCTGGTGGCGGTGTTCTATGAAGCGCTGAAAAAGGGCACCGACGTGTACCTGGCCGCACTGACCGAAGCCGACGCGCTGTCGGCGATCAAGCTCACGCTGATCGCCGCTGCCGTCTCGGTGCCGCTGAACCTGGTGTTCGGCGTGGCCGCGGCCTGGTGCATTGCCAAGTTCGACTTCCGCGGCAAGAACGTGCTGCTGACGCTGATCGACCTGCCGTTCTCGGTCAGCCCGGTCATCGTGGGCCTGATCTACATGCTGGTGTTCGGCCTGCAGGGCTGGTTCGGCGAGTCGCTGCGCGACCACGACATCAAGATCGTGTTCGCGCTGCCGGGCATCGTGCTGGCCACGGTGTTCGTCACCTTCCCGTTCGTGGCCCGCGAGCTGATTCCGCTGATGCAGGCGCAGGGCCAGGAGCAGGAAGAAGCCGCGCGGGTGCTGGGCGCCAACGGCTGGCAGATCTTCTGGCGCGTGACGCTGCCCAACGTGAAGTGGGCGGTGCTGTACGGCGTGATCCTGTGCAACGCGCGGGCGATGGGCGAGTTCGGCGCGGTGTCGGTGGTTTCGGGCCACATCCGCGGCCAGACCAACACCATGCCGCTGCACATCGAGATCCTCTACAACGAATACCAGTTCGCGGCCGCCTTCGCGGTGGCCTCGCTGCTGGCCGGCCTGGCGCTGGTGACCCTGGTGCTGAAGCTGCTGGTCGAGCGCAAGGTGCGCGCCGAGAAGGCGCTCGCAGGAAACGAAGCATGA